The Neomonachus schauinslandi chromosome 4, ASM220157v2, whole genome shotgun sequence genome includes a region encoding these proteins:
- the RPL7 gene encoding 60S ribosomal protein L7, with protein MRGLPLFPAGTMEGAEEKKKKVPAVPETLKKKRRNFAELKIKRLRKKFAQKMLRKARRKLIYEKAKHYHKEYRQMYRTEIRMARMARKAGNFYVPAEPKLAFVIRIRGINGVSPKVRKVLQLLRLRQIFNGTFVKLNKASVNMLRIVEPYIAWGYPNLKSVNELIYKRGYGKINKKRIALTDNTLIARSLGKYGIICMEDLIHEIYTVGKRFKEANNFLWPFKLSSPRGGMKKKTTHFVEGGDAGNREDQINRLIRRMN; from the exons ATGCGCGGACTTCCTCTTTTTCCGGCTGGAACCATGGAGGGTGCGGA agagaagaaaaagaaggttccTGCTGTGCCAGAAACCCTTAAGAAGAAGCGAAGGAATTTCGCAGAGTTGAAGATCAAGCGTCTGAGGAAGAAGTTTGCTCAGAAGATG CTTCGAAAGGCAAGAAGGAAGCTTATCTATGAAAAAGCTAAGCATTACCACAAGGAATATAGGCAGATGTACAGAACTGAGATTCGAATGGCAAGGATGGCAAGAAAAGCTGGCAACTTCTACGTACCTGCGGAACCCAAATTGGCATTTGTCATTAGGATCAGAGG TATCAATGGTGTGAGCCCAAAGGTTCGAAAGGTGTTGCAGCTTCTTCGCCTTCGCCAGATCTTCAATGGCACCTTTGTTAAGCTCAACAAGGCTTCAGTTAACATGCTAAGGATTGTGGAACCTTATATAGCATGGGG GTACCCAAACCTGAAGTCGGTGAATGAATTGATCTACAAGCGTGGTTATGGCAAAATCAACAAGAAGCGAATTGCCCTGACAGATAACACATTGATTGCCCGATCTCTTG GTAAATATGGCATCATCTGCATGGAGGATCTGATTCACGAGATCTATACTGTTGGAAAACGTTTCAAAGAAGCAAACAACTTTTTATGGCCCTTCAAATTATCTTCTCCACGAgggggaatgaagaaaaagaccACCCATTTTGTAGAAGGTGGAGATGCTGGTAACAGGGAAGACCAGATCAATAGGCTTATTAGAAGGATGAACTAA